From Actinopolymorpha cephalotaxi, one genomic window encodes:
- a CDS encoding NRT1/PTR family MFS transporter, which yields MSGVSRLSGVSRLSSVNLATALSAIRFTYGMVEATVPDVVSRRVAGRPLDRHERLAARVLGVRHILQAGAATVLASPTGYRLGAGVDALHALSMVGLAAVDRRRRPLALAETVTASAMALAGLYAAHRAGQTFSFPASPASRSPRP from the coding sequence ATGAGCGGGGTGAGCAGGCTGAGCGGAGTGAGCAGGCTGAGCAGCGTGAACCTGGCGACCGCGCTCAGCGCGATCCGGTTCACGTACGGCATGGTCGAGGCGACGGTCCCCGACGTGGTGTCCCGGCGAGTGGCCGGCCGCCCGCTGGACCGGCACGAACGCCTCGCCGCCCGCGTGCTCGGCGTACGCCACATCCTCCAGGCCGGTGCCGCCACCGTGCTCGCGTCCCCGACGGGTTACCGCCTCGGCGCGGGGGTGGACGCGCTGCACGCGCTCAGCATGGTGGGGTTGGCTGCGGTCGACCGCAGGCGCCGCCCGCTCGCGCTGGCCGAGACGGTGACCGCGTCCGCGATGGCGCTCGCCGGACTGTACGCCGCCCACCGGGCCGGCCAGACGTTCAGCTTTCCTGCCAGCCCAGCATCGAGGTCTCCACGTCCGTGA
- a CDS encoding SDR family oxidoreductase yields MSPQVVVVTGASAGVGRATAKAFGARGAKVALLARGETGLAGAAREVREAGGQALPIPVDVADADQVEAAAARVEDELGPIDVWVNVAFTSVFAPFHQIGAEEFRRVTEVSYLGYVYGTMAALRRMRTRDEGTIVQVGSALAYRGIPLQSAYCGAKHAIQGFHESLRCELLHERSNVHVTMVQLPAVNTPQFTWVLSRLPRRAQPVPPIYQPEVAARGVVYAADHPRRREYWVGGSTVATLMANAVLPGVLDRYLGHTGFGSQQTDQPRDPEQPANLWEPADGPGGQDFGAHGPFDPRATGQSVQQWASHHPRLSAAAAAGGLAGLAALAAKVVRR; encoded by the coding sequence ATGAGTCCTCAGGTAGTCGTGGTCACCGGCGCGAGCGCCGGAGTCGGACGCGCCACCGCCAAGGCGTTCGGTGCACGCGGAGCGAAGGTCGCGCTGCTGGCGCGGGGCGAGACCGGGCTGGCCGGTGCCGCCCGGGAAGTACGCGAGGCCGGCGGGCAGGCGCTGCCGATCCCCGTCGACGTCGCCGACGCCGACCAGGTGGAGGCGGCCGCCGCCCGGGTCGAGGACGAACTCGGCCCGATCGACGTGTGGGTCAACGTCGCGTTCACCTCGGTGTTCGCGCCGTTCCACCAGATCGGCGCCGAGGAGTTCCGGCGGGTCACCGAGGTGAGCTATCTCGGCTACGTCTACGGCACCATGGCGGCGCTGCGGCGGATGCGCACCCGCGACGAGGGCACCATCGTCCAGGTCGGCTCGGCGCTGGCCTACCGCGGAATCCCGCTGCAGTCGGCGTACTGCGGCGCCAAACACGCGATCCAGGGCTTCCACGAGTCGCTGCGGTGTGAACTTCTGCACGAGCGCAGCAACGTGCACGTGACGATGGTGCAGCTGCCGGCGGTAAACACCCCGCAGTTCACCTGGGTGCTGTCCCGGCTGCCGCGCCGGGCCCAGCCGGTCCCCCCGATCTACCAGCCGGAGGTCGCCGCGCGCGGAGTCGTGTACGCCGCGGACCACCCGCGCCGCCGCGAGTACTGGGTGGGTGGCAGCACGGTCGCCACGCTGATGGCGAACGCCGTGCTGCCCGGCGTACTCGACCGCTACCTCGGGCACACCGGCTTCGGCTCCCAGCAGACCGACCAGCCCCGCGACCCCGAGCAGCCGGCCAACCTGTGGGAACCCGCCGACGGCCCCGGCGGACAGGACTTCGGCGCGCACGGGCCGTTCGACCCGCGGGCGACCGGGCAGAGCGTGCAGCAGTGGGCGTCACACCATCCCCGCCTGTCGGCGGCCGCCGCGGCCGGCGGGCTCGCCGGCCTCGCCGCCCTGGCGGCGAAGGTGGTCCGGCGATGA
- a CDS encoding aminoglycoside phosphotransferase family protein, which yields MSTTVSSTTPTTAAPAATSSEAVTQTHELSILGGVVHKRYRSWDRGEHLREWSALRLLHAHTVDLAPAPLAADLEASVPSLTVGELPGRPLGGALTGPELDGLEAALRILWSVPVGSMPRRRFAPREALAVARMRFAGASRPPGPLGRAVDAVREWLVDVRLPGGAAKVLGHGDPNLANYLWDGTRVRIVDFEDAGRSDVSYELASLVEHLSAKETDWDGFWPRFDVDPARFLESRRLAAALWLYTLLPGGPSVRRNPPGTPERQAERMLRLLA from the coding sequence ATGTCCACCACAGTGTCTTCGACGACCCCCACGACCGCCGCGCCGGCTGCCACGAGCAGTGAGGCGGTCACCCAGACCCACGAGCTGTCCATCCTCGGCGGCGTGGTGCACAAGCGGTACCGCTCCTGGGACCGCGGTGAGCACCTGCGCGAGTGGTCGGCGCTGCGGCTGCTGCACGCGCACACCGTCGACCTGGCTCCGGCACCGCTGGCGGCCGACCTGGAGGCCAGCGTCCCGAGCCTGACGGTGGGCGAACTGCCGGGCCGACCCCTCGGCGGTGCGCTCACCGGCCCCGAACTCGACGGCCTGGAGGCCGCGCTGCGCATCCTGTGGTCGGTGCCGGTCGGGTCCATGCCCCGCCGGAGGTTCGCACCGCGCGAGGCGCTGGCGGTGGCCCGGATGCGGTTCGCCGGCGCCTCCCGCCCGCCGGGGCCGCTCGGCCGGGCCGTGGACGCCGTACGTGAGTGGCTGGTCGACGTCCGCCTGCCCGGAGGTGCCGCGAAGGTGCTCGGCCACGGCGACCCGAACCTCGCCAACTACCTGTGGGACGGCACCCGGGTGCGGATCGTGGACTTCGAGGACGCGGGCCGGTCCGACGTGTCGTACGAACTCGCCTCCCTGGTCGAGCACCTTTCGGCTAAGGAGACCGACTGGGACGGGTTCTGGCCCCGGTTCGACGTGGACCCGGCCCGCTTCCTGGAGAGCCGGCGGCTGGCCGCGGCCCTGTGGCTGTACACGTTGCTGCCGGGCGGCCCCTCGGTCCGCCGCAACCCTCCGGGGACGCCGGAGCGGCAGGCCGAGCGGATGCTCAGACTGCTCGCATGA
- a CDS encoding polysaccharide biosynthesis tyrosine autokinase, producing MDLRDYFKVFGRRWRLVVVGALVGVAAATLVTLEAPLKYTSTVRLFVSTAQPDLTSAYQGGLLSEQRVGSYADLVTGPEIARRVVDRLGFKRSPDALRGQISADVVPNTVIIVVRVTDRTPHTAGRIAQAVTDEFTSFVRRLESNSATSGTPIKVTSLGPPVTGQDPVSPQPIRNVAVGFVVGLLLGAGAAAFRESLDASLRRPEEVAGLTAAPVLGSFAYDSKVNKRRLLTDYRTHSPRVEAFRLLRTNLQFVDVDQRSKVFVVTSSLPGEGKTTTATNLAIALAQSGQRVALVDGDLRRPGVADSLGLETSVGLTSVLIGRIALSDAIQEWGPDKLPVLTSGPMPPDPTHLLQSRVMAEVLADLRRAFDIVLIDAPPLLPVADAAILSAQVEGALLVVRHGKTTRDQVRSCVERLGSVHAHVAGTILNMCPNSGPNRVDYSYSYSYAGPAGDDLQPLANGRVQPSAAAQVAEAVGSRRATDGETGNAPANGAG from the coding sequence GTGGATCTTCGCGACTACTTCAAGGTGTTCGGACGCCGCTGGCGGCTGGTCGTGGTCGGTGCTCTTGTCGGCGTCGCGGCGGCGACACTGGTCACACTTGAAGCGCCGCTCAAGTACACCTCGACCGTCCGCCTTTTCGTGTCCACTGCTCAGCCGGACCTTACCTCCGCCTATCAGGGCGGGCTCCTGTCCGAGCAACGGGTCGGGTCGTATGCAGATCTGGTGACCGGCCCGGAGATCGCCCGGCGCGTGGTAGACAGGCTCGGCTTCAAACGCAGTCCGGATGCTCTGCGTGGTCAGATCAGCGCCGACGTCGTACCGAACACCGTCATCATCGTCGTCAGGGTGACCGACCGGACCCCACACACGGCCGGCCGGATCGCCCAGGCGGTCACTGACGAGTTCACCAGCTTCGTGCGGCGTTTGGAGAGCAACTCCGCGACGTCGGGAACGCCGATCAAAGTCACGTCACTGGGACCGCCGGTCACCGGCCAGGATCCGGTGAGTCCACAGCCGATCCGGAATGTTGCCGTCGGCTTCGTGGTCGGTCTTCTGCTGGGCGCCGGCGCCGCGGCGTTCCGGGAGTCGCTGGATGCGTCCTTGCGTCGGCCCGAGGAGGTTGCCGGGCTCACCGCGGCACCCGTGCTGGGCTCATTCGCGTACGACTCGAAGGTGAACAAACGGCGCCTGCTCACCGACTACCGGACGCACTCCCCACGCGTGGAGGCCTTCCGCTTGCTGCGGACCAACCTGCAGTTCGTCGACGTCGACCAGCGCAGCAAGGTCTTCGTCGTCACCAGCTCCTTGCCCGGAGAGGGCAAGACCACCACGGCGACCAACCTCGCCATCGCCCTGGCGCAGTCGGGTCAACGGGTGGCGCTCGTCGACGGCGACCTGCGCCGCCCCGGAGTCGCCGACTCTCTCGGTCTGGAAACCTCGGTCGGGCTGACCAGCGTCCTGATCGGGCGGATCGCCCTGTCCGACGCCATACAGGAATGGGGTCCGGACAAGCTCCCGGTGCTCACCAGTGGGCCGATGCCGCCCGATCCGACGCACCTGCTGCAGTCTCGTGTGATGGCGGAGGTTCTCGCCGACCTGCGGCGGGCGTTCGACATCGTTCTGATCGACGCCCCACCGTTGCTTCCCGTGGCGGACGCGGCCATCCTGTCCGCCCAGGTCGAGGGTGCGCTCCTGGTGGTACGCCACGGCAAAACCACCCGCGACCAGGTTCGTTCCTGTGTCGAACGCCTGGGCTCGGTCCACGCGCACGTCGCCGGCACCATCCTCAACATGTGCCCGAACAGTGGGCCCAACCGGGTCGACTACAGCTACAGCTACAGCTACGCCGGTCCGGCCGGCGACGACCTGCAGCCACTGGCGAACGGCCGGGTGCAGCCCTCCGCCGCCGCCCAGGTCGCCGAGGCCGTCGGCAGCCGCCGTGCCACAGACGGCGAGACCGGCAACGCCCCCGCCAACGGTGCCGGCTGA
- a CDS encoding glycosyltransferase family 4 protein translates to MNHRLTNAEAACRSCGIDSGIFVRLLRGHPQNKPWSTGRRILDLEIARRLCGRHVLEHRAGLLDLRTLPPEELMRIGVLSQWFDPEPGPASLPGVLARGLADRGHDVHVLTGFPNYPDGQVAAGYQIRRRFDETLGNVHVRRVALYPSHDSSVLRRTLTYGSFAASALLSGIERLRGMDAVWVGNSPVTVAAPMWWIRYRHQVPVLLHVLDLWPDNVAASGFMGNGGLRAVEGVLSSWCGHMYRAASSVAYISPGVGRLLQGRGVPADKLTYIPLWADEHPTHATARSMRAELGLDESHVVLVYAGTLGGAQGLESLVDACAKVDDPNFRCLVAGSGVSEADLRRRARDVGATNVRFLGRVPKERVPALMATGDIHYVSLRPSAMAAYTMPSKVQATLAAGKAMLVAADGDVASVARESGAGIAVGPADPAKVLDGIRQATVLGRGNLRLLGERGRDYYHRTFSAETGVGRVESALQRIARQEKTHAG, encoded by the coding sequence GTGAACCATCGGCTGACGAATGCCGAGGCCGCATGTCGTTCGTGCGGAATCGATAGTGGCATCTTCGTCCGTTTATTACGAGGACATCCGCAAAATAAGCCATGGTCCACCGGCCGCAGAATTCTCGATCTTGAAATCGCCCGGCGACTTTGTGGTCGACACGTGCTCGAACACCGGGCGGGCCTTCTCGATCTGCGTACACTGCCGCCCGAGGAGCTTATGAGAATCGGTGTTCTGAGTCAGTGGTTCGATCCCGAACCGGGGCCGGCGAGCCTACCCGGCGTACTCGCGCGCGGTCTTGCGGACCGGGGTCACGACGTTCACGTCCTGACCGGCTTTCCCAATTATCCCGACGGCCAGGTCGCCGCGGGCTATCAAATCCGACGACGTTTCGATGAAACATTAGGAAATGTTCACGTCAGGCGGGTCGCGCTTTACCCGAGTCATGATTCCTCGGTACTTCGGCGCACACTGACCTACGGCTCGTTTGCCGCCTCGGCCCTGCTGTCGGGGATCGAGCGGCTGCGAGGAATGGACGCCGTGTGGGTCGGCAACTCACCGGTCACGGTGGCGGCGCCGATGTGGTGGATCCGGTATCGCCACCAGGTGCCCGTCCTGCTGCACGTGCTCGACCTGTGGCCGGACAACGTCGCCGCGAGTGGGTTCATGGGCAACGGCGGGCTCCGCGCGGTCGAAGGGGTTCTGAGTTCGTGGTGCGGACACATGTACCGCGCCGCGAGCAGCGTCGCCTACATCTCTCCTGGAGTGGGCCGGCTCCTGCAGGGCAGAGGCGTACCGGCGGACAAGCTCACCTACATTCCGCTGTGGGCCGACGAACATCCCACCCATGCCACGGCCCGGAGTATGCGAGCCGAACTCGGTCTGGACGAGAGCCACGTCGTACTCGTGTACGCGGGCACGCTCGGCGGGGCGCAGGGACTGGAGTCGCTGGTCGACGCCTGCGCGAAAGTGGACGATCCCAACTTCCGTTGCCTGGTCGCGGGGTCGGGGGTGTCCGAAGCTGATCTCCGCCGGCGGGCACGAGACGTCGGGGCCACCAACGTCCGCTTTCTCGGTCGGGTCCCGAAGGAGCGTGTGCCGGCGTTGATGGCGACCGGAGACATTCACTACGTGAGCCTTCGTCCCTCCGCGATGGCCGCGTACACGATGCCGAGCAAGGTGCAGGCGACACTGGCCGCCGGAAAGGCCATGCTCGTTGCCGCCGACGGAGATGTCGCCTCCGTGGCACGTGAGAGTGGAGCCGGGATCGCGGTCGGGCCGGCCGACCCCGCGAAGGTACTGGACGGGATCCGGCAGGCGACGGTTCTGGGGCGGGGCAACCTGCGGCTCCTCGGTGAGCGCGGCCGCGATTACTACCACAGGACGTTCTCCGCCGAGACAGGCGTGGGACGCGTGGAGAGCGCCCTGCAGAGGATCGCACGACAGGAGAAAACCCATGCTGGCTGA
- a CDS encoding polysaccharide biosynthesis protein: MLADPASDMAGAVIAITGGTGSFGATMVERLLSRDVRAVHVLSRDEAKQDAMRRRFADHRLKLFLGDVRDPRSVREAVSGTDYVFHAAALKQVPSCEFFPQQAVSTNVLGSRNVIEAAAAAGVRSVVCLSTDKAVYPVNAMGMSKALMEKTAQAFARNNAGSATVVSVTRYGNVMYSRGSVIPLFVDQLRTGRPLTITEPTMTRFMMTLTDSVELVEHAFVHGEPGDLFVRKASACTVEVLAHALAKLLGYGEPAIKVLGPRHGEKLHETLLSREEMVRASDQGDYYRVPLDTRSLEYEVYYEQGALEAAVVEDYSSDNADQLDVEQAMALLATIPEIRSMTERMPL; encoded by the coding sequence ATGCTGGCTGATCCGGCGTCGGACATGGCCGGTGCGGTCATCGCGATCACCGGTGGGACAGGCTCCTTCGGAGCGACGATGGTCGAGAGACTGCTGTCCCGGGACGTGCGCGCCGTGCACGTCCTGAGCCGTGACGAGGCCAAGCAGGACGCCATGCGGCGACGCTTCGCCGACCACCGGCTGAAGCTTTTCCTGGGTGATGTACGGGATCCACGAAGTGTCCGGGAAGCGGTGTCCGGCACCGACTACGTCTTCCACGCCGCGGCCCTCAAGCAGGTGCCCTCGTGCGAGTTCTTCCCGCAGCAGGCGGTGAGCACCAACGTCCTCGGTAGCCGGAACGTCATCGAGGCCGCCGCGGCCGCCGGAGTGCGGTCGGTGGTCTGCCTCAGTACGGACAAGGCCGTTTACCCGGTCAACGCGATGGGCATGTCCAAAGCCCTGATGGAGAAGACGGCTCAAGCTTTTGCAAGGAACAACGCCGGATCCGCGACCGTCGTCTCGGTGACCCGGTACGGCAACGTGATGTACTCCCGCGGCTCGGTCATCCCGTTGTTCGTGGATCAGCTACGGACCGGCCGACCGTTGACGATCACCGAGCCCACGATGACGCGGTTCATGATGACGCTCACGGATTCGGTGGAGTTGGTGGAACACGCGTTCGTTCACGGTGAGCCCGGCGACCTCTTCGTCCGCAAGGCGTCAGCCTGCACCGTCGAGGTGCTGGCACACGCCCTGGCGAAGCTGCTCGGCTACGGCGAGCCGGCGATCAAGGTGCTGGGACCTCGCCATGGGGAGAAGCTCCACGAGACCCTGCTCAGCAGGGAGGAGATGGTGCGTGCCAGTGACCAGGGTGACTACTACCGCGTACCGCTGGACACGCGGTCCCTCGAGTACGAGGTGTACTACGAACAGGGGGCCCTCGAGGCCGCGGTCGTGGAGGACTACTCCTCGGACAACGCCGACCAGTTGGATGTCGAGCAGGCGATGGCTCTCCTCGCGACCATCCCGGAGATCCGGTCGATGACGGAACGGATGCCGCTGTGA
- a CDS encoding polysaccharide biosynthesis C-terminal domain-containing protein: MKVVVTGGHGFLGWHLRVRLRALTDHQVVAIGRADLDRLDTELKDADALIHLAGVNRGTDEEVEQGNVALAQMVGRAVRDSGQLSCVVFANSLHAGADTPYGRGKAQAGILLADSATTRGARFVDVVLPNLFGEHGRPNYNSFVATFVRAVVDERLPTIDDRPVELLHVQRASADLIGALEPGPSEMVRPRGEDTSVTQVWELLRGMHHLYRGGELPALTTQLEVDLFNTLRAAMFPQTYPMRPTSHRDERGDLVECVRSHGGTGQSFVSTSMPGVTRGDHFHLGKVERFLVVRGQAMINLRRLFHDEVISFAVSADSPAIVDMPTMWAHNIVNTGVDELVTFFWTHTMHDPLEPDTYAERVRPRVGSVR; encoded by the coding sequence GTGAAGGTCGTCGTGACGGGCGGGCACGGATTTCTCGGATGGCACCTGCGGGTACGCCTCCGGGCGCTCACCGACCACCAGGTCGTGGCGATCGGCCGCGCGGATTTGGACCGGTTGGACACCGAGCTCAAGGACGCCGACGCGCTGATACATCTCGCGGGTGTCAACCGCGGCACCGACGAGGAGGTCGAGCAGGGAAACGTTGCGCTGGCACAGATGGTCGGCCGGGCGGTCCGCGACAGCGGACAGTTGTCGTGCGTGGTCTTCGCCAACTCCCTCCACGCGGGGGCCGACACACCGTACGGACGGGGGAAGGCCCAGGCCGGAATCCTCCTGGCGGACAGCGCAACGACCCGCGGAGCTCGCTTCGTGGACGTGGTCCTGCCCAATCTTTTCGGTGAGCACGGCCGTCCGAACTACAACTCCTTCGTGGCGACCTTCGTCCGTGCGGTGGTGGACGAGCGACTCCCGACCATCGACGACCGACCGGTGGAGTTGCTCCACGTCCAGCGCGCGTCGGCCGACCTCATCGGCGCACTGGAGCCGGGTCCCTCGGAGATGGTCCGGCCGCGAGGTGAGGACACGTCGGTAACCCAGGTGTGGGAGTTGCTTCGCGGGATGCACCACCTGTACAGGGGTGGTGAGCTGCCGGCGCTGACGACGCAACTCGAGGTTGACTTGTTCAACACGCTTCGCGCTGCCATGTTTCCCCAGACCTATCCGATGCGGCCGACGTCCCACCGCGACGAGCGGGGAGACCTGGTCGAGTGCGTACGGTCGCACGGCGGCACCGGGCAGAGTTTCGTGTCCACCAGCATGCCCGGTGTGACGAGAGGTGACCACTTCCACCTGGGGAAGGTCGAGCGGTTCCTCGTCGTTCGCGGACAGGCGATGATCAACCTCCGCAGGCTCTTCCACGACGAGGTGATCTCCTTCGCGGTCTCCGCCGATTCTCCCGCGATCGTCGACATGCCGACGATGTGGGCACACAACATCGTCAACACTGGCGTCGACGAACTCGTCACCTTCTTCTGGACCCACACGATGCACGACCCGCTCGAGCCGGACACCTACGCCGAGCGGGTCCGGCCGCGAGTCGGGAGCGTGAGGTGA
- a CDS encoding GNAT family N-acetyltransferase: MAAAASLHARSFARFFLTSLGERFLREFYRAFVEDPAAVTVVARDPAGGLVGVVVGTVVPDQFFRRMLCRQLGPLMVASLLAGFRHPRAVVRLLRGLGYRGGVPIRARGALLSSICVDPVVEASGVGRRLLEAWWSAVQARGVTDAYLTTDAEGNNRVNRFYQRAGWNLLGSYRVAGGRRMNCYGISAPPG, translated from the coding sequence GTGGCCGCGGCGGCCAGTCTGCACGCTCGGTCGTTCGCGCGATTCTTCCTGACCAGTCTGGGTGAACGGTTCCTTCGGGAGTTCTACCGCGCTTTCGTGGAGGACCCCGCGGCGGTGACGGTCGTAGCTCGAGACCCTGCCGGCGGGCTCGTCGGGGTCGTGGTCGGAACTGTCGTACCCGATCAGTTCTTCCGTCGCATGCTGTGCAGGCAACTCGGCCCCCTGATGGTGGCCAGTCTGTTGGCAGGGTTCCGGCATCCGAGGGCGGTGGTGAGGCTGCTCCGTGGGCTGGGTTATCGAGGTGGTGTCCCGATCAGGGCGCGCGGAGCGCTGCTGAGTTCCATCTGTGTTGATCCTGTCGTGGAGGCTTCCGGCGTTGGTCGCCGACTGCTGGAGGCCTGGTGGTCTGCCGTACAGGCCCGTGGTGTCACCGACGCCTACCTGACCACCGACGCCGAAGGGAACAACCGGGTCAACCGTTTCTACCAACGGGCCGGCTGGAATTTGCTCGGCAGCTATCGCGTGGCCGGAGGGCGCCGGATGAACTGCTACGGGATCTCGGCGCCGCCAGGGTGA
- a CDS encoding nucleoside-diphosphate sugar epimerase/dehydratase, which produces MDVASGPVPWGGVITLGLAATVLHAGFGWVVRLHQGRATMGSFEEMLLLGGVTGSVGIVIVIANTVAAQPLVPRSVPVAASFMTFALVAWWRAGWRRIREFGGRNHADTRSTPVLIFGAGDGGRQLVDSMMRDPQRTWRPVGLLDDDPHKRYRRLRGVPVMGTFDDCADVVAQTGCRTLVVAIPSAGAQLMRTVESRAAALDMDLKVLPGVGELLNGQVAVSDLRSLEVGDLLGRHQIDTDVGAVAGYLTGRRVLVTGAGGSIGSELCRQIHRYAPAQLIMLDRDESALHTVQLSIQGRAMLDTPDVVLADIRDTQQILDILEKRRPDVVFHAAALKHLPMLEQYPAEAVKTNVWGTIAVLDAAKAAGVRRFVNISTDKAANPVSVLGYSKRIAEGLTAAAAMDTGETFLSVRFGNVLGSRGSVLTAFTAQIEAGGPVTVTDPEATRYFMTVQEAVQLVIQAAAIGEAGEALVLDMGAPVRIDDVARRLIEMSGRQIEVVYTGLRQGEKVHEELLGTGEPDRRPVHPLVSHIAVPAVEPATVQAIDLWSGPGQVVETLRETCEKMGAGVSTRSMPSAGR; this is translated from the coding sequence ATGGACGTCGCCAGTGGTCCTGTCCCGTGGGGCGGCGTGATCACTCTCGGGCTGGCGGCGACCGTATTGCACGCCGGCTTCGGCTGGGTGGTGCGCCTGCACCAGGGACGCGCGACGATGGGCAGCTTCGAGGAGATGCTGCTGCTCGGAGGCGTGACCGGATCTGTCGGGATCGTCATCGTGATCGCCAACACGGTCGCCGCCCAACCGCTCGTTCCGAGGTCGGTTCCGGTCGCGGCCTCCTTCATGACCTTTGCCCTGGTGGCCTGGTGGCGTGCCGGGTGGCGGCGGATACGGGAGTTCGGAGGCCGGAACCACGCCGACACCAGGAGCACGCCTGTGCTCATCTTCGGAGCTGGGGACGGTGGGCGCCAGCTGGTGGACTCGATGATGCGAGACCCTCAGCGGACCTGGCGACCGGTCGGCCTGTTGGACGATGATCCGCACAAGCGGTACCGGCGGCTGCGCGGCGTGCCGGTGATGGGTACCTTCGACGACTGCGCCGACGTGGTCGCACAGACGGGTTGTCGCACCCTGGTCGTGGCGATCCCCAGTGCTGGGGCGCAACTGATGCGCACCGTCGAGAGTCGCGCGGCGGCTCTCGACATGGACCTCAAGGTGCTGCCCGGTGTGGGAGAGCTGCTCAACGGCCAGGTCGCGGTCTCGGACCTGCGCAGTCTGGAGGTGGGCGATCTGCTCGGCCGGCACCAGATCGACACCGACGTCGGCGCGGTCGCGGGCTACCTCACCGGCCGGAGGGTTCTGGTGACAGGGGCCGGCGGTTCGATCGGGTCGGAGCTGTGCAGACAGATCCACCGTTACGCTCCCGCCCAGCTGATCATGCTGGACCGTGACGAGTCCGCCCTGCACACCGTCCAGCTGTCGATCCAGGGCCGGGCGATGCTGGACACCCCGGACGTCGTTCTGGCCGACATCAGGGACACTCAACAGATCCTCGACATCCTGGAGAAGCGACGTCCCGATGTGGTGTTCCACGCCGCGGCGCTCAAACACCTACCCATGTTGGAGCAGTACCCCGCCGAGGCGGTCAAGACGAACGTTTGGGGCACGATCGCGGTCCTCGACGCGGCCAAGGCCGCCGGTGTACGTCGTTTCGTCAACATCTCGACCGACAAGGCTGCGAACCCGGTCAGCGTGCTCGGCTACTCGAAACGAATCGCCGAAGGCCTCACGGCGGCGGCCGCAATGGACACAGGTGAGACCTTTCTCAGTGTCCGGTTCGGCAACGTGCTGGGGAGCAGGGGGTCCGTGCTCACCGCGTTCACCGCCCAGATCGAGGCCGGCGGTCCGGTGACAGTGACCGACCCGGAGGCCACACGTTATTTCATGACCGTCCAGGAAGCCGTGCAACTGGTGATTCAAGCGGCCGCGATCGGTGAGGCGGGCGAAGCGCTCGTCCTCGACATGGGCGCGCCGGTCCGTATCGACGATGTCGCCCGGCGGCTGATCGAGATGTCCGGTCGGCAAATCGAGGTCGTCTACACGGGGCTGCGACAGGGTGAGAAGGTGCACGAGGAGTTGCTCGGCACCGGCGAGCCGGATCGCCGGCCCGTTCATCCGCTGGTCTCACACATCGCGGTGCCGGCGGTAGAGCCGGCAACCGTCCAGGCCATCGACCTGTGGAGTGGTCCCGGGCAGGTGGTGGAGACGCTGCGGGAAACCTGCGAGAAGATGGGTGCGGGCGTGAGCACGCGATCCATGCCGTCGGCCGGCCGGTAA